The Erythrobacter sp. HL-111 DNA segment GCACTTGACCGCGAAATCGCCGCCATCGACGCGGGGGACGAGGTTCTCGACGATGATCCGCGGCGCCTCGGCGGCGATCATTGCGGCTTTCTTCGACCCGCGCGCCTTGTGCGCGACGGCGCGCGGGGCTTCGGCCGCGAGCAGGCGCGCCTCGTGAGGCCCGAGCGGCGCAAGCGGGTCCGCCGTGCCATCGATCCGGCGCAACTGCCGCCAGCGCCGCCCGTCGAGCAGGCTTGCGGGAATGTCGGCCGGAGCCTGGCCGGGATTGAGCAGCAGGATGCGCGCCGCCTGCGCCGAGCGTTCGTCGGCCGCATCGTGACGGATGATCCCGGTGACAGGCGATCCAGCCGCCGTGAGGACCTCCATGCCGCCCAAGGGCGCGTCTTGCGCCATCGCGCGCGCAAGGTCTTCCGCATCCCCGATCCGCGCGGCGAGATCGGCCGGGACCAGCGCGCCCGAACCGGTGAAGAGCGCCGCCACCAGCAGCGTTCGCGCCGCCTCGGGATCGCTCGCCCGGCTGGCCGCGGCAGGCGTGATCTCGGCGACAAGCGGGCAGTGCGGGGCGAGCGCGGCATTCTCGTCGAGCAACCAGCGCGCGCGCTGGTCCCACCATCCGAACGAGGACAGGCAGCGGTCGAAGGCCCCGCTGCGGGCGAGGGCGAGGGCATCATCGCGCGGGAGTCCCGGCGTCGCGGCGATCAGCAGGACACCCTGGCGCCGGTCGCGCAGCCGTTCGGCGAGCGCACGGTGAAACGGGACGGCCCGCGCCTCTAGCCCCTCGAACACGAAACCGTCCGCGCCCGCATCGAGCAGCGCCTCGAGCCGCAGGGCGACGCGTTCGGCCACGGGGTTTCCCGGTTCGAGCCGGTCGAGCAGGACGCGCGCTTCGCCGCTGGCAGGGGCGGGTTCGCGGGGATCATGCACCGTTCCGGACCCGGCGTGGCCCGCCCCGACCGCGAAGACTTCCGGGCAGCGCTCGATCAGTTCGTCGGCGAGATCGAACCGGTCCAGCCTCAGACGAAGGATTGTCCGAAGGGGTTTTTTGGCGATGATCGGATTCGCGTCGGACGAAAACGTGGTTTCGAAATTCAGAACGATCCCGTCGAAACCCGAATTTGCAACGTTTTCGATTTCCTCGGGGTCAGGATCCTTCGAAAATGTCAGGAACCTATCATAGATTATATTGTCAATATTGCCGCCCTTTTGCCCTGCCATGCTTTTCCGTCCCATGAGTTTTGCAACAAGGCAGCGCCGAGGGGGTTCCTGTTGGCGCCGATCACTACGTCCGACGCCGGGAACGCATGGTCACTTTCTCGCGCGGGAAGCCGTGCCCGACGCCGGTGATCGCGTCCTTGACGCGAGGCGCGTGGGACGCGCAGTCTGCCATGCGCCGCCGAACGCCAGCGCCAGGGGACAGGATCACGCCATGACCGAGAGCGACCCGCAGGACGAGGTGATCGCGTTCCTCGCCCGGCCCGAAAGCCACGGCGTCTCCGGCCCGGTCGAGCGGATCGACACCCACGCAGCGCACGTCTTCCTGGCGGGCGAGCGCGCCTTCAAGCTCAAGCGCGCGGTCAAGCTGCCCTATCTCGATTTCTCCACCTCCGAGCGGCGCCGCGCGGTGCTCGAAACCGAATTGCGGCTCAACCGCCGCAGCGCGCCGGAGCTCTACCTCGAGGTGCGCGCGATCCGCCGCGACGAGGGTGGAGAACTGAATTTCGAGCGGGGGACGCCGCAGGACTGGGTGCTCGTCATGCGACGATTTCCGGCGGATGCGCTGCTGAGCGACATGGCGGAACGCGGCGCGCTCACGCACGCGATCCTGCGCGATCTCGCCGATGCGATCGCCGGTTTCCATGAAAGCGCGCCGCCCGGCCCGCGCGAAGGCGGCGCCGCGCGGGTGGAGGCGGTGATCGAGGGCAACCGCGTCAGCATGGAACGGCATCCCGAAACGCTCGACCCCGAACGGGTGGGCGCGCTTTGCCGGGACAGCCTCGCATTGCTGGGGATGCTCGCCCCGCTGCTCGACCGGCGAGCGGCGGAAGGCCGTGTGCGGCGCTGCCACGGCGACCTTCACCTTGCCAATATCTGCCTGTGGCAGGGGCGGCCGGTGATGTTCGACTGCCTCGAATTCGACGAGGAACTGGCGACCACCGATGTCCTCTACGATCTCGCCTTCCTGCTGATGGACCTGTGGGAGCGGGGCCATCCGCGCGAGGCGGCGTTGGTGTTCAACCGTTATTGCGACATGACCGGCCAGGCGGAGGGGATCGCCGCGCTGCCCCTGTTCCTCGCGATGCGCGCAGCCGTGCGCGCGCACGTCGCGGCCTCGGCCGCGGCCGGGGGGCAGGGCGCGGCGAAAGCGGAGGAGGCGCGGGGCTATCTCGACGCGGCCGCCGGGTTCCTCGAACCGCGCGAGGCGAGGCTGGTCGCGATCGGCGGGCGCAGCGGCACGGGGAAATCGACCCTCGCCGGCAATGTTGCCCACCGCATCGGCCGCGCACCGGGCGCTCGCTGGTTGCGGAGCGACGTGCTCAGGAAACGCATGGCAGGGGTGCTTCCCGAAGATCGCCTGCCGCACGCGGCCTACACCCCCGAAAACGGCCGGGCGGTCTACGAGCGGGTCATGGCAGAGGCCGAAACCGTGCTGGCGAGCGGGCAATCCGTCGTGCTCGACGCCGCCTTCCTGCGCCGGGAGGAGCGCGAGGCGGTGCGCGATCTCGCCCGGCGCGCGGGCGTGGGCTTCACCGGCATCTGGCTCGAAGCGCCGCCTGACGTGCTGCGCGAGCGGGTCACGGCCCGGCGCGGCGATCCCTCGGACGCCGATGCGGCGGTGGTCGATCGCCAGCTCGCCAGGGACCTCGGCAGGCTCGACGAGTGGAAGCGCATCGATGCGGGAGGTCCGCCCGAAGCGGTGGCGGCGCGGGTCGATCCGCTGGGACTGTGGTAGGACCTTTGCGACCCGCAGGCGGCGGCGGACAGGCGGCGCTTGCCAAGGCCGCCCGCCGGTGACATTTTTGCGCACGTGTCACGCCGCAGGACCGGCGGTGACCACCCCAGCACACGGAGCGCGCGCGCCATGTCGAACAAGCAGGTCCCGGAATACCCCAATCCCTTCGCCATGTGGGAACCCGTGATGGAGTTCTGGTTCAAGGCCATGTTCGCCGGAACGCAGCAGGCCTTCCAGTTCTGGGCCGCCCCCTTCGGCCCCCCGCCCGCAGAGGAACGCGAGGAGGAAGGCGACCTCGACGTGCCCGGCCCGTTCGAACGCGATTTCGAGGACAGCCTGCACGCATGACGCGGGCCGGAAGGTCGCGGTAACCGCAGCCCACAGTCAGGGATGGCGCCGCCATTCGGAACGCTTGCCTGCCTGCCGCGCTTGATTCTCGAACAGCAAGGACAGGCAAGGCGTGGGCTTTCTCAAGGACGGCGAGTGGCACGACGAATGGGACTACACCGACGAGGAGAGCGGCGCCTTCGAGCGCGATGAGAGCGCCTTCCGCAACTGGATAACCCCCGACGGCAGGCCCGGTCCGACCGGAGAGGTCGGTTTCGCGGCCCTACCGGGGCGTTACCGGCTCTACATCAGCCTCGCCTGCCCGTGGGCGCATCGCGCCAATGTCGCCCGCCACCTGAAGGGGCTGACGGGCGCGATCGAACTGGTGGTGGTGCACTGGCTGATGCGGGAAGGCGGCTGGTCCTTCCGCGAGGGCGAATGCGTGACGCCCGATCCGTCCCTGGGCGCGGACCACCTGCACCAGCTCTATACCGCCGCCAGGCCCGACTATTCGGGCCATGTCACCGTACCGCTGCTGTGGGACACGAAGACCGGCACGATCGTGAACAACGAAAGCGCCGATATCCTGCGCATGATCGGCAGCGCGTTCGACGATTGCGGCGCGAACGACCTGGACCTCTACCCGAAGGCTTGCCGCGAGGAGATCGACCGGCTCAACGCGCAGGTTTACGACGCGGTGAACAACGGGGTCTACAAGGCCGGTTTCGCCGCCTCGCAGGAGGCTTACGAAGAGGCCGTGCAACCGCTTTTCGCCATGCTCGACCAGCTGGAGGAGCGGCTGGACGGCAAGGAATGGCTCGTCGGAGGGCAGCTTACCGAGGCCGACATCCGGCTGTGGACGACGCTGATACGGTTCGACCCGGTGTATCACGTGCATTTCAAGTGCAACCTGCGCCGGATCGCCGATTATCCCAACCTTTCGGCATTCACCCGGCGGCTCTACAGCCTGGACGGGATCGCGCAGACGGTGAATTTCCGGCACATCCGGCACCACTATTTCGAAAGCCACCGGCACATCAATCCGGCCGGCATCGTCCCGGCAGGACCCGACCCCCTGGTGCCGGGCCTGTCCAAAAGCGGGTGACAATCCGCATGACCTTGGCCGACGCGATTGTCTGACGCAAGGGTGCACCTTGCGTCAGGCCAGACCCCTTCTTCATGCCTGAGTCATTGTTTTCATGGGGAAATGGCGGACAGGGTGGGATTCGAACCCACGAAGGGCTTGCACCCTTGCCGGTTTTCAAGACCGGTGCATTCAACCGCTCTGCCACCTGTCCGCGTGGGCCAGCCCCATAGCGGGGGGATCGGGGCAAGTCACCCGCGAGTTGGTTGTTGGGTATTCAGCCCGGTTGTGACAGAGGTGCGCGCATGATCACGCGCCGCATTGCCCCTGCCTTCCTCGCTCTCCTGCTCTCTCTCGCCGGCCCTGCCGCGCCCTCGCTCGCCCAGGTCGAGGCGAATGACGGAATCGCCTTCGATGCCTATGTCGCGCAGCTCGCCGAGCGTGCCCGCGCGCAAGGGGTGAGCGAGGCGACCGTGCGCCGCATGACCGAAGGGCTTTCGCCCGATCCGCGGGTGATCCGGCTCGACCGCGGCCAGCCCGGCAGCCCGACGCGCAGCGGCTATCCCGCGCTCGCCCCCTATATCGACACCCATGTGAACGCCGCGCGCATCGCCGGCGGGCGCGAGGTCTATCGCCGGAACCTCGCCACGCTGCGCCGGATCGAGCGGGATTTCGGCGTTCCGCCCGAGATCATCGTGGCGATCTTCGGACACGAAACGAGCTACGGCCGGATCACCGGCGGCTTCGACCTCGCCCGCAGCCTGGCGACGCTTGCATGGGAGGGGCGCCGGCGCGAGCTTTTCGCGGACGAGTTCATCGCGCTGCTCAAGGTCGCCGATCGCGGTTTCGCGCGGGCGGAACTGACCGGAAGCTGGGCGGGCGCGATGGGCTATCCGCAGTTCCTGCCCTCGGTCTACGAACGGCTCGCGGTCGACGGCGACGGCGACGGGCGGGCGGACATCTTCGGCAACCGGGCCGACACCTTCGCCTCGATCGCGAATTATTTCCGCGATGCGGGATGGCGCACGGGCCAGCCCTGGGGCGTCCGGGCGAGCGTGCCCGGCGGGTTCGACGTCGATGCCTATCGCACCAGGCTCGAAGCCCCGGTGTGCCCGCGCGTGCACGAGCGTCACAGCCGCTGGATGACGGTGGAGGAATGGCGCGCGCTCGGCGTGGTCCCTCAGCGCCCGCTCGCACCCGGCACGCTCGTCTCGCTGTTCCGGCCCGACGGCCCCGGCACGCCCGCCTGGCTGCTGACCGGGAATTACCGCGTGATCCTCGAATACAACTGCTCCAACTACTACGCGATGAGCGTCGGCCTGCTTGCGGACGAAATCGTGAACTGATCGCCGCGCACGCCTCGCCAAGCGGGACGGGCGGGGTTATAGGCGCGCGGGTGAGAGGTGTGAGACCCCGTTCGATGATGGCCATGGCTCTGGCGGCGCTGGCGTTCGTCCATGCGCCCGCGCCCGCGGGCCCTGCTGGCGAAGGCCGGTCGGCGGCACCCGCGATCCCGCCGGGCGACGAAGTGCCGATCGCGCTTCTCGTGGATGTCTCCTCCGGTCAGATCCTCCACCAGCGCAATGCGCGGCGGCGTTTCGTCCCCGCCTCGATGACCAAGACCATGAGCGCCTATGTCGCCTTCGAGCTGATCGAGCAGGGCAGGCTCGACCCGGGGCAGGTGATGACGATCCGGCCCGAGACCTGGCGCGCCTGGAGCGGCAAGGGTTCGACCATGTGGCTGCCGGCCGATGCCCGGGTCACGGTAAATGACCTGCTGATGGGCCTCATGACCGTTTCCGCCAATGACGCGGCGATCGTGCTGGCCGAGGGCGCGGCGGGATCGGTCGAGAACTGGGCGGCGCTGATGAACGTGCACGCGCGCGAACTCGGCATGACCGACAGCCATTTCGCCAACCCCAACGGCTGGATGGACGAAGGCCGCACCTTCACCAGCGCGCGCGATCTCGCCCTGCTCGCCGAGGCGATGATCCGCCGCCATCCCGAAAAATTCCGGCGCTACATCGGCAACGAAAACTTCACCTACAACGACGTGACGCAGGGCAATCACGACCCGCTGATCGGCCGGGTCAGGGGCGCGGAGGGGATCAAGACCGGCTTCACCAACGAGGCGGGCTTCGGCTTTCTCGGCACGGTCAGGCGCGGGGCCCAGCGGCTCGTGCTCGTCACCGCCGGGGTTGACCGCGGCGATGCACGCGACGGCTGGGCGCGGCGTTATGTCGAGTGGGGCTTTTCCGCCTTCGAGCGGCGGCGCCTTTTCGATGCGGGCGAGGAGGTCGCACAGGCACGGGTGCAGGGCGGCTCCGCCCGCCGGGTCACGCTCGTCGCGGATCGCCCGGTCGAGGTCAGCGTCCCGCGCGGGCGTGCGGGGGAGATGACATTGAGCGTCCGCTACGACGGCCCGCTGCGCGCTCCGGTGGCGGCGGGAAGCCGGGTGGCGACCCTCAGGATCGAGGTGCCGGGCATGGATGAGGCGCGCATTCCCCTGTTCGCGGGCGAGCCGGTCGGGATCGCGGGACCGCTCGACCGGATCGTCAACGCCTTCGCGCGGTGGCTTGGCTGATGGCGTCGCGCGGGGGGCGGGGCCGCTTCATCGCCTTCGAGGGCGGGGAGGGGGCCGGCAAGTCGACCCAGGCGCGCCTGCTCGCCGAGGCACTGGCGGGGCGCGGCATCCCGGTCGAAACCACCCGCGAACCCGGCGGCACGCCCGGTGCCGAAGCGATCCGCGGCCTGCTCCTGACGCCCCCCGGCGAGGGCTGGACCGGCGAGGCCGAGGCGCTGCTCTTCGCCGCCGCGCGGGCCGATCACGTCGCACGCCGCATCCGCCCCGCGCTCGAGGCCGGGCGCTGGGTGGTGTGCGACCGCTTCGTCGATTCGAGCCGCGCCTACCAGGGCGGAGCGGGGGGATTGGGCGACGCGGCGATCCTTGCGCTGCACGACTTCGGCAGCGGCGGGCTGCGGCCCGACCTG contains these protein-coding regions:
- a CDS encoding bifunctional aminoglycoside phosphotransferase/ATP-binding protein, with product MTESDPQDEVIAFLARPESHGVSGPVERIDTHAAHVFLAGERAFKLKRAVKLPYLDFSTSERRRAVLETELRLNRRSAPELYLEVRAIRRDEGGELNFERGTPQDWVLVMRRFPADALLSDMAERGALTHAILRDLADAIAGFHESAPPGPREGGAARVEAVIEGNRVSMERHPETLDPERVGALCRDSLALLGMLAPLLDRRAAEGRVRRCHGDLHLANICLWQGRPVMFDCLEFDEELATTDVLYDLAFLLMDLWERGHPREAALVFNRYCDMTGQAEGIAALPLFLAMRAAVRAHVAASAAAGGQGAAKAEEARGYLDAAAGFLEPREARLVAIGGRSGTGKSTLAGNVAHRIGRAPGARWLRSDVLRKRMAGVLPEDRLPHAAYTPENGRAVYERVMAEAETVLASGQSVVLDAAFLRREEREAVRDLARRAGVGFTGIWLEAPPDVLRERVTARRGDPSDADAAVVDRQLARDLGRLDEWKRIDAGGPPEAVAARVDPLGLW
- a CDS encoding glutathione S-transferase family protein yields the protein MGFLKDGEWHDEWDYTDEESGAFERDESAFRNWITPDGRPGPTGEVGFAALPGRYRLYISLACPWAHRANVARHLKGLTGAIELVVVHWLMREGGWSFREGECVTPDPSLGADHLHQLYTAARPDYSGHVTVPLLWDTKTGTIVNNESADILRMIGSAFDDCGANDLDLYPKACREEIDRLNAQVYDAVNNGVYKAGFAASQEAYEEAVQPLFAMLDQLEERLDGKEWLVGGQLTEADIRLWTTLIRFDPVYHVHFKCNLRRIADYPNLSAFTRRLYSLDGIAQTVNFRHIRHHYFESHRHINPAGIVPAGPDPLVPGLSKSG
- a CDS encoding lytic transglycosylase domain-containing protein → MITRRIAPAFLALLLSLAGPAAPSLAQVEANDGIAFDAYVAQLAERARAQGVSEATVRRMTEGLSPDPRVIRLDRGQPGSPTRSGYPALAPYIDTHVNAARIAGGREVYRRNLATLRRIERDFGVPPEIIVAIFGHETSYGRITGGFDLARSLATLAWEGRRRELFADEFIALLKVADRGFARAELTGSWAGAMGYPQFLPSVYERLAVDGDGDGRADIFGNRADTFASIANYFRDAGWRTGQPWGVRASVPGGFDVDAYRTRLEAPVCPRVHERHSRWMTVEEWRALGVVPQRPLAPGTLVSLFRPDGPGTPAWLLTGNYRVILEYNCSNYYAMSVGLLADEIVN
- a CDS encoding D-alanyl-D-alanine carboxypeptidase family protein, with protein sequence MALAALAFVHAPAPAGPAGEGRSAAPAIPPGDEVPIALLVDVSSGQILHQRNARRRFVPASMTKTMSAYVAFELIEQGRLDPGQVMTIRPETWRAWSGKGSTMWLPADARVTVNDLLMGLMTVSANDAAIVLAEGAAGSVENWAALMNVHARELGMTDSHFANPNGWMDEGRTFTSARDLALLAEAMIRRHPEKFRRYIGNENFTYNDVTQGNHDPLIGRVRGAEGIKTGFTNEAGFGFLGTVRRGAQRLVLVTAGVDRGDARDGWARRYVEWGFSAFERRRLFDAGEEVAQARVQGGSARRVTLVADRPVEVSVPRGRAGEMTLSVRYDGPLRAPVAAGSRVATLRIEVPGMDEARIPLFAGEPVGIAGPLDRIVNAFARWLG
- the tmk gene encoding dTMP kinase, translated to MASRGGRGRFIAFEGGEGAGKSTQARLLAEALAGRGIPVETTREPGGTPGAEAIRGLLLTPPGEGWTGEAEALLFAAARADHVARRIRPALEAGRWVVCDRFVDSSRAYQGGAGGLGDAAILALHDFGSGGLRPDLTVLLDVAEAQVARRLAARDGAQSDAIGGRSANYHRAVAASFRRMAAADPAGIAVIDGAGEPEEVQARVLAALAPIMPEGAR